A single genomic interval of Legionella israelensis harbors:
- a CDS encoding DUF547 domain-containing protein yields MKKKLFKIIQILTVSLILSFLAQLSSATSNKHHWPMWEANNPLSKKRISHQEWQTFLERNVFTNKEGINMIDYANMAQEDKKLLRNYLHRLSTINIDNYNRKEQLAYWINLYNALTVRTVAKYYPVTSIKDIKISPGLFSIGPWGANLIVVTNTALSLDEIENRIIRPIWNDPRVHYALNNASIGAANLSKKAYQGDTLDEQLNEAATNYINSLRGVQVIEGKLIVSKIYEWYAEDFGENKQDILEHIKQVAREPLRSQLKHINTIDSYVYNWHLNAPALS; encoded by the coding sequence ATGAAAAAAAAGCTTTTTAAAATAATTCAAATCCTTACTGTTTCTCTGATTTTATCTTTTTTAGCACAACTTTCTTCTGCTACCAGCAATAAACATCACTGGCCGATGTGGGAAGCTAATAACCCTCTGTCAAAAAAACGAATTTCCCATCAGGAGTGGCAAACCTTTCTTGAGCGCAACGTATTTACGAATAAAGAAGGCATTAATATGATTGATTATGCCAACATGGCTCAAGAAGATAAAAAATTGTTGCGAAACTATCTGCATCGCTTGTCGACTATTAATATCGATAATTATAATCGAAAAGAACAATTGGCTTATTGGATTAACCTCTATAACGCCTTAACGGTAAGAACGGTAGCTAAATACTATCCTGTCACCAGCATCAAAGACATTAAAATTTCTCCAGGGCTTTTCAGTATAGGTCCTTGGGGAGCTAATTTAATTGTCGTAACCAATACTGCTTTATCCCTTGATGAAATAGAAAATCGCATTATTCGACCCATTTGGAATGATCCGAGGGTTCATTATGCCCTTAATAATGCCAGCATTGGGGCAGCCAACCTCAGTAAAAAAGCTTACCAGGGAGACACGCTCGATGAGCAACTTAATGAGGCGGCCACAAATTATATTAATTCATTGCGCGGAGTGCAGGTGATTGAAGGCAAGCTTATTGTTTCAAAAATTTATGAATGGTATGCCGAAGATTTTGGTGAAAATAAACAGGATATCCTTGAGCACATCAAACAAGTTGCAAGAGAACCCTTGCGCAGCCAGCTCAAACATATCAATACCATTGACAGCTATGTTTATAATTGGCATTTGAATGCCCCTGCTCTTTCTTAA
- the dnaX gene encoding DNA polymerase III subunit gamma/tau translates to MSYLALARKWRPRTFSQLVGQTHVSKGLINSLNQQRLHHAYLFTGTRGVGKTSIARLLAKALNCEQGISAEPCLNCENCRAIEQGSCIDLIEVDAASRTGVEDTRALLDNIQYAATSARFKIYLIDEVHMLSQHSFNALLKTLEEPPLHVKFLLATTDPQKLPATVLSRCLQFHLRHLSVELISKHLAYILKEEKIAYEAEALTLLAQAAKGSMRDGLSILDQVIASCDGKILTQELKHLLGYTQQDYALQILQALAEQNAKQLLDLSRQIAMEGSHFNHVLEEIIQYLHQIAIYQTLPELQTETVFTGEITQLASLFSAEDIQLFYQIAIKGSEEVHLAPTLAIGFDMTILRMLTFRPAPTAKQPPLAWEMKNNMENNMLKPSASLDKEEKLNNDSINTEEKVSLPEPALKAGEEEHWTVILPKLKLRGLTLNAAENMELLHKESGRIHFRVTKGHLSLFTPAVIQRIETSLTDYYRQTIKIKLCSEGLVNDSPAQQKQRHKEENLKLAEQALNDDPIFQQIQEDFSAKIIKNSIEPLQDDL, encoded by the coding sequence ATGAGCTATCTAGCACTAGCGCGCAAATGGAGGCCACGTACTTTCTCTCAATTGGTCGGCCAGACACATGTCAGTAAAGGTTTGATTAATTCGCTTAATCAACAGCGCTTACACCATGCCTATTTATTTACTGGTACGCGAGGGGTCGGCAAAACCAGTATTGCGCGACTTCTGGCAAAAGCGCTCAACTGTGAACAAGGAATCAGTGCCGAACCTTGTCTAAACTGTGAGAATTGTCGAGCCATTGAGCAGGGGAGCTGTATTGATCTGATTGAAGTGGATGCCGCTTCAAGAACAGGCGTAGAGGATACGCGGGCCTTGCTCGACAATATCCAGTATGCAGCGACCAGTGCCCGCTTCAAGATATATCTCATCGATGAGGTACACATGCTTTCCCAGCACAGCTTTAATGCTCTGCTGAAAACCCTGGAAGAGCCACCCCTTCATGTGAAATTTCTACTGGCTACGACGGACCCGCAAAAACTACCTGCAACGGTCTTATCAAGATGCTTACAATTCCATCTCAGGCACCTGTCTGTTGAACTTATCAGCAAGCATTTAGCCTATATTCTGAAAGAAGAAAAAATTGCTTATGAAGCAGAGGCCTTAACCTTGCTTGCACAAGCGGCCAAAGGCAGCATGCGTGACGGTTTAAGTATACTTGACCAGGTGATCGCAAGTTGCGACGGCAAGATTCTTACACAGGAGCTTAAACATCTTCTTGGTTATACACAGCAGGATTATGCGCTGCAAATTTTACAGGCGCTGGCTGAGCAAAATGCAAAACAGCTTCTCGACTTAAGCCGGCAAATTGCTATGGAAGGCTCCCATTTCAACCATGTGCTTGAAGAAATCATTCAATACTTACATCAAATAGCCATTTATCAAACCTTACCCGAGCTTCAAACTGAAACGGTGTTTACAGGAGAAATAACGCAACTTGCAAGCCTGTTTTCAGCAGAAGATATTCAATTATTCTATCAAATTGCTATTAAAGGAAGTGAGGAAGTACATCTTGCACCTACATTAGCCATTGGCTTTGACATGACTATTCTGCGCATGTTGACCTTCAGACCTGCGCCAACAGCAAAACAGCCGCCTTTGGCCTGGGAAATGAAGAACAACATGGAAAACAACATGCTCAAGCCTTCTGCCTCTTTGGACAAAGAGGAAAAGCTAAACAATGATTCTATAAATACAGAAGAAAAAGTCTCTTTGCCAGAACCGGCGCTGAAAGCCGGCGAAGAAGAGCATTGGACGGTGATTCTACCAAAGCTTAAACTCCGTGGACTTACGCTGAATGCCGCTGAAAACATGGAATTGCTTCATAAGGAGAGCGGACGAATCCATTTCAGGGTCACCAAAGGACATTTGTCTCTTTTTACTCCCGCGGTTATTCAACGCATTGAAACATCACTAACAGATTATTATCGACAAACGATTAAAATTAAACTGTGCAGCGAGGGCCTTGTGAACGATTCACCTGCGCAGCAAAAACAGCGCCACAAAGAGGAAAATTTAAAACTTGCCGAACAGGCTCTCAATGACGATCCGATCTTTCAGCAAATTCAAGAGGATTTTTCTGCCAAAATTATTAAAAATTCTATTGAGCCCTTGCAAGATGATTTATAA
- a CDS encoding IS701 family transposase, producing MDMLDIYTDYLICQNKYATATGLSEMLDGEFAHDKVTRFLRLQDFGSKALWNYVKKSVRESEASDGVLLLDDSIEEKSYTDENEINCWHYSHAKGDVVKGINILTCMVRYGDFSVPVGYEVIKKDVAFCDIETRQARRKSSTTKNELFRKLIAQAVSNHVLFDFVLADNWFGSKANMAYIHNDLQKSFIIGIKSNRTLALSKNDANNGRYTKVRELELEEDIAHTVYLKGLDFPVRLLKKIFKNENGSTGVLYLVSNDMTSSAERLYEVYQKRWRIEEYHKSIKQNASLNKSPTRTVKTQSNHIFAAIIAYCKLEMMKIKTKLNHFAIKYKLILRANQIAMQELKNMAR from the coding sequence ATGGATATGCTTGATATTTATACTGACTATTTAATTTGCCAGAATAAATATGCCACAGCTACAGGTTTATCGGAGATGTTGGATGGTGAATTTGCGCACGACAAGGTGACACGATTTTTACGACTACAAGATTTTGGTTCCAAAGCGCTCTGGAATTATGTCAAGAAGTCAGTCAGGGAGAGTGAAGCATCAGACGGTGTTCTTTTATTGGATGACTCGATTGAGGAGAAGTCTTATACCGATGAGAATGAAATTAATTGTTGGCATTATTCCCATGCTAAAGGTGATGTGGTCAAAGGGATTAATATCCTGACCTGCATGGTTCGGTATGGTGACTTCAGTGTTCCTGTTGGTTATGAAGTTATCAAAAAAGACGTTGCTTTTTGTGACATTGAAACAAGGCAAGCTCGCAGAAAGTCATCCACGACTAAAAATGAACTTTTTCGCAAGCTTATCGCACAAGCGGTTAGTAATCATGTGTTGTTTGACTTTGTACTTGCGGACAATTGGTTTGGCTCGAAGGCCAATATGGCTTACATCCATAATGACCTTCAAAAATCGTTTATTATTGGGATTAAATCTAATCGAACCTTAGCTTTATCCAAAAACGACGCCAACAACGGACGGTACACAAAAGTCAGAGAATTAGAGCTTGAAGAGGACATAGCCCACACAGTCTATCTCAAGGGATTAGACTTCCCAGTGAGGCTTTTGAAGAAAATTTTCAAAAACGAAAATGGTTCTACAGGTGTTCTCTATCTCGTTTCTAATGACATGACCAGTAGTGCCGAACGTCTTTATGAAGTGTACCAGAAACGGTGGCGGATTGAAGAGTATCACAAGTCAATTAAACAAAATGCAAGCCTGAACAAATCTCCAACCCGCACGGTTAAAACACAATCCAATCATATCTTTGCCGCAATCATTGCATACTGCAAACTGGAAATGATGAAAATAAAGACAAAATTGAATCACTTTGCCATCAAGTACAAATTAATACTCAGGGCTAACCAAATTGCCATGCAGGAGTTAAAAAATATGGCTCGTTAA
- the recR gene encoding recombination mediator RecR: MEMISSLVNAFRCLPGIGPKSAQRMVYHLLQYQRQQGLHLAQCLEKAMQSIGHCQRCNNFTDLNLCSLCQNPDRDWSTLCVVESPSDLTAIEQSYAYQGGYFVLMGKISPIDGLGPEEIGLPQLRSLVLKHQVQEVILALSPGIEGQTTVHFIHQLLQGQPIKISQLAHGIPSGGELEYLDSNTIGSALRNRAIVNI; encoded by the coding sequence ATGGAAATGATAAGCAGCCTGGTGAACGCTTTCCGCTGTCTGCCGGGCATCGGTCCAAAATCAGCCCAACGTATGGTCTATCATTTATTGCAATACCAGCGACAACAGGGCTTGCACTTGGCCCAATGTCTAGAAAAGGCCATGCAAAGCATTGGTCACTGCCAACGCTGTAATAATTTTACCGATCTTAACCTTTGTTCTCTTTGTCAAAATCCCGACCGAGACTGGTCCACACTTTGTGTGGTTGAAAGTCCATCAGATCTAACAGCCATTGAACAAAGTTACGCTTATCAAGGCGGTTATTTTGTACTTATGGGAAAGATTTCTCCCATTGATGGGCTTGGACCGGAAGAAATAGGACTTCCCCAGTTACGCTCTTTAGTCCTTAAACATCAGGTGCAGGAAGTCATTCTCGCTTTAAGCCCAGGCATTGAGGGACAAACTACGGTTCATTTCATTCATCAATTATTACAGGGTCAACCCATAAAAATCAGTCAGCTTGCACACGGTATCCCCTCTGGTGGAGAACTTGAATATTTGGACAGCAATACGATTGGCAGCGCGCTTCGTAACAGAGCCATCGTGAATATCTGA
- a CDS encoding YbaB/EbfC family nucleoid-associated protein — translation MDINQNLGNLMKEAQKMQQRMQEAQQELSKLTVIGKSGGGMVEVEMNGRHDVSKFKINPSLLDDVEMLEDLAAAAVNDAVRKIEKASKEKIGQLTAGLNLPTDLMGQGDKEE, via the coding sequence ATGGATATTAATCAAAATCTTGGTAATCTGATGAAAGAAGCGCAAAAGATGCAACAACGTATGCAGGAGGCGCAACAGGAATTAAGCAAACTCACTGTAATCGGTAAGTCCGGTGGGGGTATGGTAGAAGTTGAAATGAATGGCCGTCATGACGTTTCAAAATTTAAAATCAATCCTTCCTTGCTGGACGATGTTGAAATGCTGGAAGACCTTGCAGCTGCTGCTGTTAACGATGCTGTGCGTAAAATTGAAAAAGCGTCCAAAGAAAAAATTGGTCAGTTAACCGCTGGTTTAAATTTACCAACGGATTTAATGGGACAAGGTGATAAAGAGGAATAA